The DNA sequence ggtgtgtgtgtgtagtgggatGGGGTGTGTGttgtgggatgtgtgtgtgtagtggaatGGGGTGTATattgtggggtgtgtgtgtgtagtggaatGGGGTGTatattgtggtgtgtgtgtgtgtgtgtagtgggatGGGGTGTGTGttgtgggatgtgtgtgtgtagtggaatGGGGGTTGAAGTGGTCTTGTTGTAGCTGAGGATTTCCATTTTTCTTCTACACTTGTGAGTCGTCATCTTGGCAGCCGGCAGGAATGTGTGTAAGTGGGAAGGGTCAGGATGGGAAGCACATTAAAAGAGCAAGACGTGGGAGGTTGGAGAACTTGACAATTAAACTTAACAAAGGTGATCATCATGAATGTGGTTGTGAGCAGCAAAAAGAACAATGGAAGTGTGGAGCATTCTGGACTCTCTCTGTGACGTGCACGTGTCACATCTGTCCATGTCTCCAATCAATCTTCATAAGGACGTGaggatatgtggttgtcccaccgagctattttaagatgaatgcaaTAACTGtcaattgctctggataagagggtctgctGAATGACTAACATGTCATGTATAAATGTAAGGACGattactctctcctccagatCTCAGAGCTCTTCATCAAACGTCTCCATGGTAAGTGTActgtattattattgttatttacaGTAAAATTCAGGATTCCTTTTTTAAAACGTTTCGCTAAGAATCATTGTAATTGAAACGTGAGCTTACATCCTGAATTTACTGAATTAAAAATCGATTTGACCTCAACCCTACCTATGTGTCTCGAAGGGTGTGCTATGTTGCACTCTCTCTAAATCCTGAGGTCCACACAGTTCTGTCTACTGCGAGACAGTCTAGCCTGCTAGCCACACAGACAAGACAGAACAGGACGAGCTAGCCTCTCTAatccaggaacacacagcagctaGCCTCTCTAATCCGGGAACACACAGCAGCTTCTCTCTCTAatccaggaacacacagcagctaGTCTCTCTAAtacaggaacacacagcagctaGTCTCTCTAatccaggaacacacagcagctaGCCTCTCTGATCCGGGAACACACAGCAGCTAGCCTCTTTAatccaggaacacacagcagctaGCCTCTCTAATCCAGGATCACACAGCAGCTAGCCTCTCTAATCCAGGAACACACAGTGGCTAGTCTCTCTAatccaggaacacacagcagctaGTCTCTCTAATACAGGAACACACAGCGGCTAGTCTCTCTTTtccaggaacacacagcagctaGCCTCTGTAATCCAGGGACACACAGCAGCTAGCCTCTCTAATCCAGGAACACACAACAGCTACTCTCTCTAATAAAGGAACACACAGCAGCTAGCCTGTCTAATCCAGGAACACACGGCAGCAGGCCTCTctaatacaaggacacacagcAGCTACTCTCTCTAatccaggaacacacagcagctaGTCTCTATAatccaggaacacacagcagctaGTCTCTATAATCCAGGAACACACATCAGCTAGCCTCTCTAatccaggaacacacagcagctaGTCTCTATAatccaggaacacacagcagctaGCCTCTCTAatccaggaacacacagcagcgACATGGATCCCCAAGAACTGCTGTTGATTTCTCCCTTACTAAAAGATTTCTCCCTTACTAAAAGATTTCTCCCGTACTAAAAGATTTCTCCCTTACTAAAAGATTTCTCCCTTACTAAAAGATTTCTCCCTTACTAAAAGATTTCTCCCGTACTAAAAGATTTCTCCCTTACTAAAAGATTTCTCCCTTACTAAAAGATTTCTCCCTTACTAAAAGATTTCTCCCTTACTAAAAGATTTCTCCCTTACTAAAAGATTTCTCCCTTACTAAAAGATTTCTCCCTTACTAAAAGATTTCTCCCGTACTAAAAGATTTCTCCCTTACTAAAAGATTTCTCCCTTACTAAAAGATTTCTCCCGTACTAAAAGATTTCTCCCGTACTAAAAGATTTCTCCCTTACTAAAAGATTTCTCCCGTACTAAAAGATTTCTCCCTTACTAAAAGATTTCTCCCGTACTAAAAGATTTCTCCCGTACTAAAAGGGGCCATTTTCTAATTTAATTGTCGAGGGTTCCCTCCACCAATTAGCACGGGGCTCTGACCTCAGATATAAAAAACACATAACACACCCTAAACCTGAGGTGGGTACAGATGCGTGAAGCACCCTGGTAGAGGATTTCAATCAGCTACTCACTTATGTGACTCACTCTGAGTGGTTATACATTCAGCCGTCATATCATCACAGCTATACATAATGCATCCAGCTGAGACGGAATATGATTCAGATGTATTACGCCTTCTCTCTGGCACTGACAGTATGATTATACTTACATTCATTTATACTGTTAGACTTTACTTCATAAAGACCAATATTTATTttcttatttcattttttttggtattttacccccttttttttctccccccATTTTTGAGAGAGGCGAAGGTGGAGtcatgcgtcccccgaaacatgacccgccgaGCCACGCTCCTTAACCAGTGAACTTAACCAGCCAGTTTAACCTGGAAGACAGCCGcaacaatgtgtcggaggaaacaccattcaactggcGACCGGGGTCAGCCCCCAGGCACCCAGCCCGCAACAaagagtcgctagagcacgatgagccaaaccctccccaaacccggacgacgctgggccaattgtgagccgtcCTATGGGACACCTGGCCACAGCCACGCAGGAGGCCCCCTAAGATGTATTTTCTGTCTTAATCATCATCCCTATGGGTCTGGGACTTTCTCAGTACCTTTGGCTATCACTTGGCTCTAATTCACAGACTTTTAAAAGGAGGTCAAATCCAGACACATATCAATAAAACTGCAAGAGATCAATGAAATTACTAAATTGACATTCCtgtacatctaatactactaccactactaatgctactactactaccaccactaccactactgctcttactactgctattacaactactaccactactgctcttactactactaccactaccactactaccaccactaccactactgttactgctactactactaccactaccactactgctcttacaactactaccactactgctcttactactactaccactaccactactaccaccactgctcttactactactaccactactaatgctactactactaccaccactaccactactgctcttactactgctattacaactactaccactactgctcttactactactaccactaccactactaccaccactaccactactgttactgctactactactaccactaccactactgctcttacaactactaccactactgctcttactactactaccactaccactactaccaccactgctcttactactactaccactactacaactaccacgcCTTTCACTACTGctcttactactactaccactactacaactaccaccccTTTCACTACTGctcttactactactaccactactgctctTAATACTGCTcttactactataccaccactaccactactgctcttactactactaccactaccattgctactaccactgctaatgctactactactaccaccactaccactactgtgACTACTAATGCtcttactactaccactaccactactaccaccactaccaccactgctcttactactactaccactactgctcttactactgccactactgcgACTACTACTGctcttactactactaccactaccactactaccaccactaccaccactgctcttactactactaccactactgcgaCTACTACTGCTCTTACTACTGCTGCCACCACTAAACcgactactaccactactgctcttactactactaccaccactactactactgctgccaccacTAAACcgactactaccactactgctctTACTACTGcttccaccactactactactgcttccaccactactactactgcgaCTACTACTGATCCTACTGCtactgtcaatactaccactgctgcctccactactactactactaccaccaatactactactactacacctaccacTACTGTGACTACTACTGATCCTACTACTACttccactaccactactgctgccaccactactacaactactactactgctgccaccactactactactaccacttctactgctgccaccactactactactgctgccaccactactactactaccacttctactgctgccaccactactacaactactactactactactactactactactactgctgccaccactactactactaccacttctactgctgccaccactactactactactactactactactactactactactgccaccactactacaactacaactactactactactactaccacttctactgctgccaccactactataactacaactactactactactactgctgccaccactactactactaccacttctactgctgccaccactactactactactactactactactactactgctggcattactactacaactactactactactacaactgctgccaccactactactactactactactactactattgctgccaCCACTACtgcgactactactactactactactgctgccaccactactacaactacacctactactactgctgccaccactactacttctgctgctgccaccactactactactactgccaccactactgtgactactactactactactgctgctgccaccactactacaactacacctactactactgctgccaccactactacttctgctgctgccaccactactactactactgccaccactactgcaactactactactgatcctactactactaccactaacaccactactactactactactactactactactactactactactactactactgccaccacttactactgctactattacttctgccatcactactactactactactaccaccactactacaactactactactactgccaccactactacaactactactactactgccaccactactactacaactactactactactactactactactactactactactactattactactactgccaccactactacaactactactactactactactactactactactactactactactactgccaccactactacaactactactactactactactgccaccactactacaactactactactactactactactactactactgccaccactaccacaactactactaccactacgaccacgactactactacttctgccaccactactactgctgctgcaaccactactactactactactactgccaccactactacaactactactactactactactactactactactactattactactactactactactgccaccactactactactactgccaccactactacaactactactactgatcctactactaccactaccaccactattacaactactactaccactactactactactgccaccactattactactgctactattacttctgccaccactactactactactgccaccactactacaactactactactgatcctactactactaccactaccaccactattacaactactactattacaactactactactaccactactactactgccaccactactattacttctactgccaccactactactactactactactgtgactactactactacgactactactactactactactactactgctgccaccactactactacttctactgctgccactactagtactactactactactactactactgccaccactactactactactactgccaccactactactactactactactactactactactactactactactactgccaccactactactactactactactactactactactactactactactactactgccaccactactactactactactgatcctactactactgccaccactaccactactactgctcccaccactactactactactacttctactgctgccaccactactgctgccaccactactactactactactactactactactactactactactactactactacaactactactgccaccactactactactactactgccaccactactactactactactgccaccactcctactactaatactactaattctactgctgccaccactactgctgccaccactactactactactactactactactactactactactactgccaccactaccactaatactgctgccacctctactactactactactactactacttctactgctgccaccactactgctgccaccactactactactactactactactactactactactactactgctgccattactactacaactacaactactactactactacaactgctgccaccactactacgactaccacttctactgctgccaccactactactactactactactactactactactattgctgccaCCACTACtgcgactactactactactacttctgctgccaccactactacaactacacctactactactgctgccaccactactactactactactgccaccactactgcaactactactactactactactactactgccaccacttactactgctactattacttctgccatcactactactactactactaccaccactactacaactactactactactgccaccactactacaactactactgccaccactactactacaacaacaactactactactactactactactactactactactactactactactgccaacactactactactactactgctactattactactactgccaccactactacaactactactactactactactactactactgccattactactacaactacaactactactactactacaactgctgccaccactactacggctaccacttctactgctgccaccactactactactactactactactattgctgccaCCACTACtgcgactactactactactactactactgctgccaccactactacaactacaactacacctactactactgctgccaccactactacttctgctgctgccaccactactactactactactgccaccactactgcaactactactactactactaccacttactactgctactattacttctgccatcactactactactactactactactaccaccactactacaacaactactactactgccaccactactacaactactactactactgccaccactactactacaacaacaactactactactactactactactactactactactactactactactgccaacactactactactactactgctactaatactactactgccaccactactacaactactactactactactactgccgccactactacaactactactactactactactgccaccactactacaactactactactactactgccaccactaccacaactactactaccactaccaccacgactactactacttctgccaccactactactgctgctgccaccactactactactactactactactgccaccactacTGCAACTAATACTACTgatcctactactactaccactaccaccactattactactactactactactactgccacgactattactactgctactattacttctgccatcactactacaactactactactactaccaccactactacaactactactactactactgccaccactactacaactactactgccaCCCCTACTACAACTATTTctactactgccaccactactactaccactactactactgccactactactactactgccaccactactactaccactactactactgccactactactactactactgctactactactactactgccaccactactacaactactactactactactgccaccactactaccactactactactactactactactactgccaccactactactactactactactactgccaccactactactactactactactactgccactactactactactactactactgccactactactactactactactactgccactactactactactactattactactactactactgccaccaccactactactactactactgatcctactactactgccaccactaccactactactgctgccaccactaatactactactacttctactgctgccaccactactgctgccaccactactactactactactactactgccaccactactactactactactactgccaccactactactactactactgccaccactcctactactaatactactaattctactgctgccaccactactgctgccaccactactactactactactactactactactactactactgccaccactaccactaatactgctgccacctctactactactactaatactactacttctactgctgccaccactactgctgccaccactactactactactactactactactactgctgccattactactacaactacaactactactactactacaactgctgccaccactactacgactaccacttctactgctgccaccactactactactactactactactactactactgccaccactactacaactacaactactactactactactaccacttctactgctgccaccactactataactacaactactactactactactgctgccaccactactactactaccacttctactactgtcaccactactactattactactactgccaccactactactattactactactactactgccaccactactacaactactactactactactactactactactgctgccaccactactacaactactactactgatcctacttctactactactactactactactactactactgccaccactactacaactactactactactactactactactgctgccaccactactgcaactactactactgatcctacttctactactacggctaccacttctactgctgccaccactactactactactactactactattgctgccaCCACTACtgcgactactactactactactactgctgccaccactactacaactacaactacacctactactactgctgccaccactactacttctgctgctgccaccactactactactactactgccaccactactgcaactactactactactactaccacttactactgctactattacttctgccatcactactactactactactactactaccaccactactacaacaactactactactgccaccactactacaactactactactactgccaccactactactacaacaacaactactactactactactactactactactactactactactactgccaacactactactactactactgctactaatactactactgccaccactactacaactactactactactactactgccgccactactacaactactactactactactactgccaccactactacaactactactactactactgccaccactaccacaactactactaccactaccaccacgactactactacttctgccaccactactactgctgctgccaccactactactactactactactactgccaccactacTGCAACTAATA is a window from the Oncorhynchus keta strain PuntledgeMale-10-30-2019 chromosome 35, Oket_V2, whole genome shotgun sequence genome containing:
- the LOC127915637 gene encoding sericin-2-like — translated: MGRPFLVLTRVTSPCSLVSYLETKFTSPCSLVSYLETKCTSPRSLVSYLDTKFTSPCSLVSYLETKCTSPCSLVSYLETKCTSPCSLVSYLETKCTSPCSLVSYLETKCTSPCSLVSYLETKCTSPCSLVSYLETKCTSPCSLVSYLEIKCTSPRSLSSSSSSSCSSGGSSSSSSGGSSSSSSSGGSSSSSSSSSSSSSSSSSGGSSSSSSSSSSSSSSSSGGSSSSSSGGSSSSSSSSTSSGSSRSSSSGGSSSSSSSSSSRSSSSHSSSSSSSGGSRSNSSGGSSSSGSSSSGSSSSSSSSSSSCSSGGSSSSSSSCSSGGSSSSSSSSSSSSSSSSCSSGGSSSNSSSSSSSSSSSSSSCSSSGGSSSSSC